The Blautia hydrogenotrophica DSM 10507 genome window below encodes:
- a CDS encoding PTS system mannose/fructose/sorbose family transporter subunit IID: MSNLTKSIPAEERKMLRKAFWRSFTLYAAVSPAKQGASGFCYSLMPFINKFYKKDEEGKKAALARSMSYFNTTITCSTFIMGLVASMEKKNSEQEDFDAASINAVKSSLMGPLAGIGDSIFWGVLRVIAAGIAVGLGTAGNPLAPLVFLILFNVPSILVKYYGTFLGYKLGSEYIQKVYASGLMNILTKAASIVGLIMVGGMTASMVTFHSTFELSMKGESVLNLQSMLDQIFIGIVPLGLTLLCYYLLKKKGISITVLIIGVIIFSILMSLLGIA; this comes from the coding sequence ATGAGTAATTTGACGAAATCTATTCCGGCAGAGGAAAGAAAAATGCTGCGCAAGGCGTTCTGGCGTTCTTTTACACTGTATGCGGCAGTCAGCCCGGCAAAACAGGGAGCTTCCGGTTTCTGCTACTCTCTGATGCCGTTTATCAACAAATTTTATAAAAAGGACGAGGAGGGCAAAAAAGCGGCTCTCGCGAGAAGTATGTCATATTTCAACACAACCATCACCTGCTCTACCTTTATTATGGGACTTGTGGCTTCTATGGAGAAGAAAAACAGTGAGCAGGAGGATTTTGACGCAGCTTCTATCAATGCAGTGAAATCGAGTCTCATGGGTCCTCTGGCGGGAATCGGCGATTCCATTTTCTGGGGAGTTTTAAGAGTGATTGCAGCCGGAATTGCAGTGGGACTGGGAACTGCTGGAAACCCGCTGGCACCGCTTGTGTTCTTAATTCTGTTTAACGTGCCTTCTATCCTGGTGAAATATTACGGTACATTTTTAGGCTATAAACTAGGATCGGAGTACATCCAGAAGGTGTATGCCAGCGGTCTGATGAACATTTTGACCAAGGCGGCAAGTATTGTAGGTCTGATTATGGTAGGCGGAATGACGGCGAGTATGGTGACGTTTCATTCTACCTTTGAATTGAGTATGAAAGGAGAATCTGTTCTGAATCTTCAGTCCATGCTGGATCAGATTTTTATCGGAATCGTGCCGTTGGGATTGACCCTTCTGTGCTATTATCTGCTGAAGAAAAAAGGTATCAGCATCACGGTATTGATTATTGGAGTTATTATTTTTAGTATCCTAATGTCGCTTCTGGGAATCGCTTAG
- a CDS encoding PTS mannose/fructose/sorbose/N-acetylgalactosamine transporter subunit IIC has translation MLNAFLVALAVFICVGGAELIGFTMLNRPIVIGPLVGLFLGDLHTGVVVGASLEAVFMGVVNIGGASAAEPGIATAVGAAFAIMLGKGSEVALTLALPIGILGLQIKTVLYIFVVGMFAKTFDRLAAEGKERQIIFLHYGLWTVNWALYSLVAFLGILFGSDAVSALLEAIPEVVMNGLTVCGGLLPAVGMAMLMKMLWDKKICMFYFLGFVLAAYLNLPLIALAVLGVIIAISIGMSDYRMNQLASQRAALPAASGTVETYELDEEEEEFFS, from the coding sequence ATGTTAAATGCATTTCTTGTAGCACTGGCTGTGTTTATCTGTGTGGGCGGTGCAGAGCTGATCGGATTTACGATGTTGAACCGGCCGATCGTCATCGGACCGTTGGTTGGATTGTTTTTGGGAGATTTACATACCGGTGTGGTTGTCGGAGCTTCCCTGGAAGCAGTGTTTATGGGCGTTGTCAATATCGGCGGTGCCTCGGCGGCGGAGCCAGGAATCGCCACAGCCGTAGGAGCTGCTTTTGCGATTATGCTGGGCAAAGGGTCGGAGGTCGCGTTGACGCTGGCGCTTCCTATCGGTATTTTGGGACTTCAGATCAAGACGGTTCTGTATATCTTTGTTGTAGGAATGTTTGCCAAGACCTTTGACCGTCTGGCGGCAGAAGGAAAAGAGAGACAGATTATATTTTTACATTATGGACTTTGGACGGTAAACTGGGCGCTGTATTCTCTGGTGGCCTTTCTGGGAATCCTCTTCGGGTCTGATGCAGTGAGCGCGCTGTTGGAGGCGATTCCGGAGGTCGTAATGAACGGACTGACCGTCTGCGGCGGACTGCTTCCAGCGGTAGGAATGGCGATGCTGATGAAAATGCTCTGGGACAAAAAGATCTGCATGTTTTACTTCCTGGGCTTTGTCCTGGCAGCATACTTAAATCTGCCGTTGATCGCGCTGGCAGTACTTGGCGTGATTATTGCCATATCAATTGGAATGAGTGATTACCGGATGAATCAGCTGGCGTCTCAGCGGGCTGCCTTGCCGGCAGCTTCCGGGACGGTGGAAACCTATGAACTGGATGAAGAAGAGGAGGAATTTTTCTCATGA
- a CDS encoding PTS mannose/fructose/sorbose transporter subunit IIAB encodes MKQILIATHGKMASGIRYTAELIVGELAKITTIDAYVTPEDNVEKQFEEYFSAHREDRIFVFTDLMGGSVNQKLLRYAQQENVTLITGTNLPVLMQIMLADEDVEVEEIRQYIEDARQELQLVEIGKKEEEKPEKAKVEEESVQETFENSTAKITALRVDDRLIHGQVAMTWTKQLRVQGIVVANDAAAGDNTQKMALKMAVPAGIKVLIKPVDEAIRVLNNPKASSMRILVLTRTVTDALKIRKQVGEIEFLNIGNAGRFDGVDVSEKQILSPTIMLTDEEVKSLRELVEMNPKTCMQQVPNDEQKMVKDVLDKWN; translated from the coding sequence ATGAAACAGATTTTGATTGCCACACATGGGAAGATGGCATCCGGAATTCGGTATACAGCGGAACTGATTGTCGGGGAGCTGGCAAAGATTACAACTATCGACGCCTATGTAACCCCAGAGGATAACGTGGAGAAACAGTTTGAAGAATATTTCAGCGCGCACAGGGAAGACCGGATCTTTGTTTTTACGGACTTGATGGGAGGCAGCGTCAATCAGAAACTGCTAAGATATGCGCAGCAGGAGAATGTTACATTAATCACCGGTACGAATCTTCCGGTCCTGATGCAGATTATGTTGGCCGACGAGGATGTGGAAGTGGAAGAGATCAGACAGTATATTGAGGACGCGAGACAGGAACTGCAGTTGGTAGAGATAGGGAAGAAAGAGGAAGAAAAACCGGAAAAGGCAAAAGTGGAAGAAGAGAGTGTACAGGAGACCTTTGAAAATTCTACGGCAAAGATCACAGCCCTACGGGTAGATGACCGGCTCATTCACGGGCAGGTAGCCATGACCTGGACGAAGCAGTTAAGAGTACAGGGAATTGTGGTAGCCAATGACGCGGCAGCAGGCGACAACACCCAGAAGATGGCGCTGAAAATGGCGGTTCCGGCAGGAATCAAAGTATTGATAAAGCCGGTGGATGAGGCCATTCGAGTTCTGAACAATCCCAAGGCATCTTCTATGCGAATACTGGTACTGACGCGGACGGTCACAGATGCCCTGAAAATTCGGAAACAGGTAGGGGAGATTGAATTCCTGAATATTGGAAATGCCGGACGTTTTGATGGTGTCGACGTGTCAGAAAAACAGATACTGTCGCCGACGATCATGCTGACAGACGAGGAAGTGAAAAGCTTGAGGGAACTGGTGGAGATGAATCCGAAGACTTGTATGCAGCAGGTTCCCAACGATGAGCAGAAAATGGTAAAAGATGTTCTAGATAAATGGAATTAA